The Eurosta solidaginis isolate ZX-2024a chromosome 4, ASM4086904v1, whole genome shotgun sequence genome includes a window with the following:
- the LOC137249515 gene encoding lopap-like isoform X2: MAFLVIPLSILFFFTSSCLVAGQVIKSGCCRTDIKYLSSVDIQAYKGSWFMQTRYPFWDDVNYRCHKTDYIPARSNVHMVSDTRIKKEDESEIVRTGRLTFLQDGQFTIEYDNADALPFKYIILNIVYNEYAIIYTCEDLPPSLHAEYVWIQTRVPNPSQEVKNAYMAALNKQGFSTKDLVPICQKNCPNYGKSVEQHQSKRQRKSF, translated from the exons ATGGCATTCTTAGT tatccctttgtcaattttatttttttttacatcatCATGTTTGGTGGCCGGACAAGTTATAAAATCAGGTTGCTGTCGAacagatataaaatatttgtcaAGCGTGGATATACAAGCG TACAAAGGTAGCTGGTTTATGCAAACTAGATATCCCTTCTGGGACGATGTGAATTACCGCTGCCATAAAACGGATTACATTCCTGCACGTAGCAATGTTCATATGGTATCAGACACCCGAATAAAAAAAGAAGA CGAGTCCGAAATAGTTAGAACCGGAAGGCTTACATTTCTGCAGGATGGACAATTTACAATTGAATATGATAATGCAGACG cTTTGCCTTTTAAGTACATAATTCTAAATATTGTTTACAACGAATATGCTATCATCTATACCTGCGAGGATTTACCACCGAGTTTACACGCCG AATATGTTTGGATTCAGACAAGAGTCCCTAATCCATCCCAGGAAGTTAAAAACGCTTACATGGCTGCTCTAAATAAGCAAGGGTTTTCCACAAAGGATCTCGTACCGATCTGTCAAAAGAATTGCCCAAATTATGGAAAGTCAGTCGAACAGCACCAGAGTAAGAGACAGAGGAAAagtttctaa
- the LOC137249515 gene encoding lopap-like isoform X1: MLRLQFAIIPLSILFFFTSSCLVAGQVIKSGCCRTDIKYLSSVDIQAYKGSWFMQTRYPFWDDVNYRCHKTDYIPARSNVHMVSDTRIKKEDESEIVRTGRLTFLQDGQFTIEYDNADALPFKYIILNIVYNEYAIIYTCEDLPPSLHAEYVWIQTRVPNPSQEVKNAYMAALNKQGFSTKDLVPICQKNCPNYGKSVEQHQSKRQRKSF, translated from the exons ATGCTGAGGCTTCAATTTGCTAT tatccctttgtcaattttatttttttttacatcatCATGTTTGGTGGCCGGACAAGTTATAAAATCAGGTTGCTGTCGAacagatataaaatatttgtcaAGCGTGGATATACAAGCG TACAAAGGTAGCTGGTTTATGCAAACTAGATATCCCTTCTGGGACGATGTGAATTACCGCTGCCATAAAACGGATTACATTCCTGCACGTAGCAATGTTCATATGGTATCAGACACCCGAATAAAAAAAGAAGA CGAGTCCGAAATAGTTAGAACCGGAAGGCTTACATTTCTGCAGGATGGACAATTTACAATTGAATATGATAATGCAGACG cTTTGCCTTTTAAGTACATAATTCTAAATATTGTTTACAACGAATATGCTATCATCTATACCTGCGAGGATTTACCACCGAGTTTACACGCCG AATATGTTTGGATTCAGACAAGAGTCCCTAATCCATCCCAGGAAGTTAAAAACGCTTACATGGCTGCTCTAAATAAGCAAGGGTTTTCCACAAAGGATCTCGTACCGATCTGTCAAAAGAATTGCCCAAATTATGGAAAGTCAGTCGAACAGCACCAGAGTAAGAGACAGAGGAAAagtttctaa